The Bacteroidota bacterium nucleotide sequence TCTCGAAGGTCATAAAAACGATTGGAAACCCAATGTTTACGGACAGGTAAAATCGTGGGTAGACGATGGTTTGCGTCCAAGGGCAGTTACCAGAGATTTAGACTGGGGTATCCCGGTTCCTGTTGAAGGTGGAGAAGGTAAAGTTCTTTATGTTTGGTTCGATGCGCCTATTGGTTATATTTCTTCTACAAAAGAGTGGGCTGCGCGCGAAGGAAAAGACTGGGAGCCTTACTGGAAAGATAAGGACACTAAAATGCTTCATTTTATCGGTAAAGATAATATCGTTTTCCACTGTATTATTTTCCCGAGTATGCTTAAAGCACATGGCGATTATATTTTACCTGAAAATGTTCCTGCAAACGAATTCTTAAACCTTGAAGGCGATAAAATTTCAACTTCAAAAAACTGGGCCGTTTGGTTACATGAATACCTTAATGATTTCCCGGGCAAACAGGATGTTTTGAGATACACTCTTACTGCAAATGCTCCGGAAACTAAGGACAACGATTTTACATGGAAAGATTTCCAGGCTAGAAACAACAATGAATTAGTTGCCATATTCGGGAACTTTATCAATCGTGTTGTTGTGCTTACAAATAAATACTACAATGGTGTTGTTCCGGCTCAGGGAGAACTCAGCGATGTAGATAGTGATGTATTAAATCAACTAAAAAATTACCCTGATAAAATTACACGTTCTATTGAGCGTTACCGATTCCGTGAAGCTTTATCGGAAATGATGAATTTGGCGAGATTAGGAAATAAATATCTGGCTGATGAAGAACCGTGGAAACTGGTAAAAACAGATGAGAAACGCGTTGAAACTATTATGAATATAGCTCTTCAAATTGCAGGTGCTCTTTCTGTTTTGAGCGAACCATTCCTGCCGTTTACATCTAAGAAATTAGCCTCAATATTGAATATTACTGCATTGAAATGGGAGGATGTTTCCGATGGCGAATTAATTGAGGCAGAACATCAGATAAATAAAGCCGAATTGTTATTCGAAAAAATAGAAGATAAAGATATTCAGACTCAACTCGATAAACTCGAGGCTACCAAAAAAGCAAATGAGCTTGAAAACCGTGAGGCTGAACCACAAAAAGAAACTATATCTTTCGAGGATTTCCAGAAAATGGATATCAGAATAGGTACAATTCTGGAGGCAGTAAAAGTTAAAAAAGCGAATAAATTACTTCAGCTGAAAGTTGATACCGGACTCGATGTAAGAACTGTTGTATCAGGGATTGCCGAAAGTTTCAAACCTGAAGACATCATCGGGAAACAGGTTTCTGTTTTGATGAATCTGGCTCCGCGAAAAATTCGCGGTATCGAAAGCGAGGGGATGATTCTGATGGTTGAAAATGCCGAAGGAAAACTGGAATTTGTTACTTCGGGTAACGAAGTTCCTAACGGGATGGCAGTAAGTTAATCCGGATTAATATATTACGTCATTCCGACTAAGCGATAGCGCATGGAGGAATCTCACGAATTTAGTACAGGTTTTTGAGATCTCTCCACTCAGCTGCGGTTAGCTTCGCTGAAGCTAACAATTTCAGCACTCACGATAACTTTTTTAACCGCAGAGCTTACGCAGAGTTCTTCACAGAGGTAACACAGAGTATTTTCTCTGCGACACTCTGCGTAAAACTTTGCGATACCTTGCGGTTAATTTTTTTTTATAAAACTTTAATTGATGATAAAATCTCTAATAATACAAGAGCTTGCTCCTTATACCATCTACAACTTAAAACTACTGTAATAAAACAAATCTTTTGGCTTTAGTTTTCAAAATAAAAACTCTCCGTAGCTCTGCTATGCCTCGTTTTTCTTTTTCGTCTAAAGCAAAAATCTTCTATTCTATTATACAGTAATTTTAAACCGTAAATAGTATTAGAAGATAGAGAGGATATGTTTAGAAAACCCGAAGAAGAAGTCATTATCTTTCCGACTAAAAAATAAACATCTAAAAACAATACTCTATTAATATTATCTCACCAAACTACAACATGCTGATATAGAGATAGTTGAATATTTTTATGTAACTTTATGTATTAATTTTTTTAATCCTAAAATTTTATAGTTACATGAGAAATGTATTATTATTATCGATCTTCTCATTTTTATTTTTTGTTTCCTGCCAAAAGGAAACTTTTGATGAGAAAAACTCTGCCGAAGAGCAAATGGAAATGTCCAAGAAATCTGCCTTTAATGGTTCCTACATGGTTATTTCCAAATCGGAAACTTTAACTAGTAAATTAGAAGCTTCCATTAAAAAACATGGAAAAATAACCAACACTATTCCTGAAATTGGCGTGGCAGTTGTGAAAACATCAGATCCTAATTTTGAGAAAAAAATGATGAAACTACCTGAAGTGAGGTCGGTTGTTCCTGATTTAAATATTAATTGGATAGCTCCAATTGATGTTAAACCTCTCGAAAATCCACCAAGTATAGGTGATGGCGAATATTTCTACGACATTGGTTATCTATGGTCATTAGATACACTGGATGCACCGGAAGCATGGAATACTGACGCTACAGGAGATGGTGTAAGAATAG carries:
- the metG gene encoding methionine--tRNA ligase; this translates as MKKTSFKMQKPKRYTITAALPYTNGPVHIGHLAGVYVPADIYSRYLRQKGEDVAFVCGSDEHGVPITIKAKKEGVTPQQVVDKYNAIIKESFADFGIAFDNYSRTSAEIHHETASEFFNKLYEQGDFIEEVSSQYYDEAENQFLADRYITGTCPKCGAEGAYGDQCEKCGSTLSPTELIDPKSALSGNTPVLKETKHWFLPLDKYEPFLKEWILEGHKNDWKPNVYGQVKSWVDDGLRPRAVTRDLDWGIPVPVEGGEGKVLYVWFDAPIGYISSTKEWAAREGKDWEPYWKDKDTKMLHFIGKDNIVFHCIIFPSMLKAHGDYILPENVPANEFLNLEGDKISTSKNWAVWLHEYLNDFPGKQDVLRYTLTANAPETKDNDFTWKDFQARNNNELVAIFGNFINRVVVLTNKYYNGVVPAQGELSDVDSDVLNQLKNYPDKITRSIERYRFREALSEMMNLARLGNKYLADEEPWKLVKTDEKRVETIMNIALQIAGALSVLSEPFLPFTSKKLASILNITALKWEDVSDGELIEAEHQINKAELLFEKIEDKDIQTQLDKLEATKKANELENREAEPQKETISFEDFQKMDIRIGTILEAVKVKKANKLLQLKVDTGLDVRTVVSGIAESFKPEDIIGKQVSVLMNLAPRKIRGIESEGMILMVENAEGKLEFVTSGNEVPNGMAVS